One Aegilops tauschii subsp. strangulata cultivar AL8/78 chromosome 7, Aet v6.0, whole genome shotgun sequence genomic window carries:
- the LOC109757607 gene encoding polyadenylate-binding protein-interacting protein 8, with product MVAVAAEGPIRADAVPAAAGAGAERADAAGAGGAAAAKAREDEVREYKSDVRKLEELFKKLNPSAEEFVPLSRRQGDGARRLSADAPLFVSPAIDYYAPHHPFQHQQMHVLQVVGGGGGAGRDSSSDGSANGQPNRRRRNGFNQGRRRMGVRPRRTDREDSVRRTVYVSDIDQHVTEQKLAEVFSNCGQVVDCRICGDPNSVMRFAFIEFADDVGARAALTLGGTILGFYPVRVLPSKTAILPVNPKFLPRTEDEKEMVSRTVYCTNIDKNVPEDVVKNFFEGICGEVARLRLLGDYVHATCIAFVEFVQAEGAILALNCSGMLLGSLPVRVSPSKTPVRPRSPRAMLH from the exons ATGGTTGCCGTGGCGGCCGAGGGCCCGATCCGCGCCGATGCCGTGCCGGCGGCGGCTGGGGCGGGCGCGGAGAGGGCCGATGCGGCGGgcgcgggcggggcggcggcggccaaggccAGGGAGGACGAGGTCAGGGAGTACAAGAGTGacgtgaggaagctggaggagctgTTCAAGAAGCTGAACCCCTCCGCGGAGGAGTTCGTGCCGCTCTCCCGCCGCCAGGGGGACGGCGCACGCCGCCTGTCGGCCGACGCGCCACTCTTCGTCTCGCCCGCGATCGACTACTATGCGCCCCACCACCCGTTCCAGCATCAGCAGATGCACGTGCTGCAGGTGGTCGGTGGCGGGGGCGGAGCGGGCAGAGACTCCAGCAGCGACGGATCCGCCAACGGCCAGCCGAATCGACGG AGAAGGAATGGCTTCAACCAGGGGAGACGTAGGATGGGAGTTCGGCCAAGGCGAACTGATAGGGAGGATAGTGTACGGCGAACTGTCTATGTCTCAGACATTGATCAACAT GTCACTGAACAGAAGCTTGCTGAGGTTTTCTCAAACTGTGGTCAA GTGGTAGATTGCCGTATCTGTGGTGATCCAAACTCAGTGATGCGCTTTGCTTTTATCGAGTTCGCCGATGATG TCGGTGCAAGAGCAGCTCTAACGCTTGGTGGAACCATTCTTGGTTTTTATCCTGTCAGAGTTCTGCCATCTAAGACTGCAATTTTGCCCGTGAACCCCAAATTTCTTCCTCGA ACAGAGGACGAGAAAGAAATGGTATCCAGGACTGTGTACTGTACTAACATTGACAAAAAT GTTCCAGAGGATGTTGTGAAGAATTTCTTTGAGGGAATTTGTGGGGAG GTTGCTCGACTGAGGCTGCTCGGTGATTACGTGCATGCCACGTGCATTGCCTTTGTTGAGTTTGTTCAG GCAGAAGGAGCAATTTTGGCCCTGAACTGCAGTGGCATGCTTCTTGGCTCCCTTCCTGTCAG GGTGAGCCCATCCAAGACCCCAGTCCGCCCCCGTTCGCCTCGCGCGATGTTGCACTGA